One Taeniopygia guttata chromosome 16, bTaeGut7.mat, whole genome shotgun sequence DNA window includes the following coding sequences:
- the PRODH2 gene encoding hydroxyproline dehydrogenase isoform X1, whose protein sequence is MPGSMGQEGSVGQEGSMGRRVGQEGSMGQSVGQEGSMGESVGQEGSMGRRVGQVQAQLGQGRALAVLTWGELLRALLVLGLCAHPRLQRDPQAFLLLSRRALGRRLWRLLLSVSLWGHFAVGLSPTAVAVLGRRLRARGLRPLLALPLEGDAPHGQGEARLQQNCGAALRCVGLAAAAGPEPAMQLKLTALLDPRLCEKIALRLAEPEGAGLSPEEVAAMLDGQAPALDWLSPDENEALGRGLGRLQRVVQAAVAGGVQVLVDAELSHLNPALTCLTCGLIWRHNRAGPRPWVWYTWQAYLRDTESLLGAHLAQVRGAGLRCGVKLVRGAYLAQEQGRARERGRPAPTWDTPEQTSASYERCLALVLAALARPDPGLALMVATHNEESAMAALRGMSRVPPGSVCFGQLRGMGDSLSLALASGGFRVYKSVPVGPPEVTVPYLARRAAENREALGGARREREQLWAELRRRLRPWA, encoded by the exons ATGCCGGGATCTATGGGTCAGGAGGGATCAGTGGGTCAGGAGGGCTCCATGGGGCGGCGTGTGGGTCAGGAGGGCTCCATGGGGCAATCAGTGGGTCAGGAGGGCTCCATGGGGGA ATCTGTGGGTCAGGAGGGCTCTATGGGGCGGCGTGTGGGGCAGGTGCAGgcgcagctggggcagggccgggcgcTGGCGGTGCTGACTTGGGGGGAGCTGCTCCGGGCCCTGCTGGTGCTCGGCCTGTGCGCCCACCCCCGGCTGCAGCGCGACCCCCAGGCG ttcctgctgctgtcccgcCGGGCTCTGGGCCGCCGCCTCTGGCGGCTGCTGCTCTCGGTGTCGCTGTGGGGTCACTTCGCTGTGGGGCTCAGCCCCACGGCCGTGGCGGTTTTGGGCCGGCGGCTCCGGGCCCGGGGGCTGCGGCCGCTGCTGGCGCTGCCCCTGGAGGGGGACGCGCCCCACGGACAGGG ggaggcGCGGCTGCAGCAGAACTGTGGGGCGGCGCTCCGATGTGTGGGGctggcggcggccgcgggcccCGAACCCGCGATGCAGCTGAAGCTGACGGCGCTGCTGGACCCACGGCTCTGC GAGAAAATCGCGCTCCGATTGGCTGAGCCGGAAGGGGCGGGGCTGAGCCCGGAAGAGGTGGCGGCCATGTTGGACGGGCAG GCGCCGGCGCTCGATTGGCTGAGCCCGGACGAGAACGAGGCTCTGGGGCGGGGCCTGGGGCGGCTGCAGCGCGTGGTGCAG GCGGCGGTGGCCGGGGGCGTGCAGGTGCTGGTGGACGCGGAGCTGTCCCACCTGAACCCGGCCCTCACCTGCCTCACCTGCGGCCTCATCTGGCGCCACAACCGGGCGGGGCCCCGGCCCTGGGTCTGGTACACCTGGCAGGCCTACCTGAGG GACACGGAGTCCCTGCTCGGGGCTCACCTGGCGCAGGTGCGGGGGGCGGGGCTGCGCTGTGGGGTGAAGTTGGTGCGCGGGGCTTACCTGGCCCAGGAGCAggggcgggcccgggagcgcggccgccccgcccccacctgggacacacctgagcaGACCTCGGCCAG CTACGAGCGCTGCCTGGCGCTGGTTTTGGCCGCTCTGGCCCGGCCCGACCCGGGTCTGGCGCTGATGGTGGCGACGCACAACGAGGAGTCGGCCATGGCCGCGCTCCGAGG gatgTCGCGGGTCCCGCCCGGCTCCGTTTGCTTCGGGCAACTGCGGGGGATGGGCGACAGCCTGAGCCTGGCGCTGg CCTCTGGGGGGTTCCGGGTGTACAAGTCGGTGCCGGTGGGACCCCCCGAAGTGACCGTCCCGTACCTGGCGCGGCGAGCGGCCGAAAACCGCGAGGCCCTGGGCGGGGCCCGGCGCGAGCGGGAGCAGCTGTGGGCGGAGCTCCGCCGCAGGCTCCGCCCCTGGGCGtga
- the PRODH2 gene encoding hydroxyproline dehydrogenase isoform X4, translating into MPGSMGQEGSVGQEGSMGRRVGQEGSMGQSVGQEGSMGESVGQEGSMGRRVGQVQAQLGQGRALAVLTWGELLRALLVLGLCAHPRLQRDPQAFLLLSRRALGRRLWRLLLSVSLWGHFAVGLSPTAVAVLGRRLRARGLRPLLALPLEGDAPHGQGEARLQQNCGAALRCVGLAAAAGPEPAMQLKLTALLDPRLCEKIALRLAEPEGAGLSPEEVAAMLDGQAPALDWLSPDENEALGRGLGRLQRVVQDTESLLGAHLAQVRGAGLRCGVKLVRGAYLAQEQGRARERGRPAPTWDTPEQTSASYERCLALVLAALARPDPGLALMVATHNEESAMAALRGMSRVPPGSVCFGQLRGMGDSLSLALASGGFRVYKSVPVGPPEVTVPYLARRAAENREALGGARREREQLWAELRRRLRPWA; encoded by the exons ATGCCGGGATCTATGGGTCAGGAGGGATCAGTGGGTCAGGAGGGCTCCATGGGGCGGCGTGTGGGTCAGGAGGGCTCCATGGGGCAATCAGTGGGTCAGGAGGGCTCCATGGGGGA ATCTGTGGGTCAGGAGGGCTCTATGGGGCGGCGTGTGGGGCAGGTGCAGgcgcagctggggcagggccgggcgcTGGCGGTGCTGACTTGGGGGGAGCTGCTCCGGGCCCTGCTGGTGCTCGGCCTGTGCGCCCACCCCCGGCTGCAGCGCGACCCCCAGGCG ttcctgctgctgtcccgcCGGGCTCTGGGCCGCCGCCTCTGGCGGCTGCTGCTCTCGGTGTCGCTGTGGGGTCACTTCGCTGTGGGGCTCAGCCCCACGGCCGTGGCGGTTTTGGGCCGGCGGCTCCGGGCCCGGGGGCTGCGGCCGCTGCTGGCGCTGCCCCTGGAGGGGGACGCGCCCCACGGACAGGG ggaggcGCGGCTGCAGCAGAACTGTGGGGCGGCGCTCCGATGTGTGGGGctggcggcggccgcgggcccCGAACCCGCGATGCAGCTGAAGCTGACGGCGCTGCTGGACCCACGGCTCTGC GAGAAAATCGCGCTCCGATTGGCTGAGCCGGAAGGGGCGGGGCTGAGCCCGGAAGAGGTGGCGGCCATGTTGGACGGGCAG GCGCCGGCGCTCGATTGGCTGAGCCCGGACGAGAACGAGGCTCTGGGGCGGGGCCTGGGGCGGCTGCAGCGCGTGGTGCAG GACACGGAGTCCCTGCTCGGGGCTCACCTGGCGCAGGTGCGGGGGGCGGGGCTGCGCTGTGGGGTGAAGTTGGTGCGCGGGGCTTACCTGGCCCAGGAGCAggggcgggcccgggagcgcggccgccccgcccccacctgggacacacctgagcaGACCTCGGCCAG CTACGAGCGCTGCCTGGCGCTGGTTTTGGCCGCTCTGGCCCGGCCCGACCCGGGTCTGGCGCTGATGGTGGCGACGCACAACGAGGAGTCGGCCATGGCCGCGCTCCGAGG gatgTCGCGGGTCCCGCCCGGCTCCGTTTGCTTCGGGCAACTGCGGGGGATGGGCGACAGCCTGAGCCTGGCGCTGg CCTCTGGGGGGTTCCGGGTGTACAAGTCGGTGCCGGTGGGACCCCCCGAAGTGACCGTCCCGTACCTGGCGCGGCGAGCGGCCGAAAACCGCGAGGCCCTGGGCGGGGCCCGGCGCGAGCGGGAGCAGCTGTGGGCGGAGCTCCGCCGCAGGCTCCGCCCCTGGGCGtga
- the MAZ gene encoding myc-associated zinc finger protein, giving the protein MTSSMTSPRKKGAPHVCGLCAKEFKNGYNLRRHQATHGDTNTATATTPKRGHHPRPSPTPPIPHPNPMEGGENKESAPKRKSHACDTCGKAFRDVYHLKRHRLSHTDERPFQCPVCQQRFKRKDRMAAHVRSHQGHVHKPYACGHCGKSFSRPDHLNSHVRQVHSTERPFKCQRCEAAFATRDRLRAHSARHQEKSPCPVCGKLLSPAHLGEHLRGHGHAPRTGSGCPSPSPGPAPAPPPPLDGAPGGSQGW; this is encoded by the exons ATGACATCATCAATGACGTCACCGCGCAAGAAGGGCGCGCCGCACGTCTGCGGCCTGTGCGCCAAGGAGTTCAAGAACGGCTACAACCTGCGGCGCCACCAGGCCACGCACGGTGACACCAACACCGCGACGGCGACAACACCCAAACGCGGCCACcacccccgcccctcccccaccccgcccATCCCCCACCCAAACCCGATGGAAGGAGGGGAAAACAAGGAATCGGCGCCGAAACGGAAGAGCCACGCGTGTGACACGTGTGGGAAGGCGTTCCGCGACGTGTACCACCTGAAGCGGCACCGGCTGTCGCACACGGACGAGCGGCCGTTCCAGTGCCCCGTGTGCCAGCAGCGCTTCAAGCGCAAGGACAGGATGGCGGCGCACGTGCGCTCCCACCAGGGACACGTGCACAAGCCCTACGCGTGTGGCCACTGcgggaagagcttctccag GCCGGACCACCTCAACAGCCACGTCCGGCAGGTTCACTCCACCGAGCGGCCGTTCAAGTGCCAG CGGTGCGAGGCGGCGTTCGCCACGCGGGACCGGCTGCGGGCGCATTCGGCGCGGCACCAGGAGAAATCCCCGTGTCCCGTCTGCGGGAAACTGCTCAGCCCCGCCCACCTCGGGGAGCACCTGCGCGGCCACGGACACGCCCCCAGGACAG GTTCCGgctgcccctccccctcccccggccccgcccccgcccctcccccacccctggACGGGGCCCCCgggggcagccagggctggtga
- the PRODH2 gene encoding hydroxyproline dehydrogenase isoform X3, whose protein sequence is MPGSMGQEGSVGQEGSMGRRVGQEGSMGQSVGQEGSMGESVGQEGSMGRRVGQVQAQLGQGRALAVLTWGELLRALLVLGLCAHPRLQRDPQAFLLLSRRALGRRLWRLLLSVSLWGHFAVGLSPTAVAVLGRRLRARGLRPLLALPLEGDAPHGQGEARLQQNCGAALRCVGLAAAAGPEPAMQLKLTALLDPRLCEKIALRLAEPEGAGLSPEEVAAMLDGQAPALDWLSPDENEALGRGLGRLQRVVQAAVAGGVQVLVDAELSHLNPALTCLTCGLIWRHNRAGPRPWVWYTWQAYLRDTESLLGAHLAQVRGAGLRCGVKLVRGAYLAQEQGRARERGRPAPTWDTPEQTSARMSRVPPGSVCFGQLRGMGDSLSLALASGGFRVYKSVPVGPPEVTVPYLARRAAENREALGGARREREQLWAELRRRLRPWA, encoded by the exons ATGCCGGGATCTATGGGTCAGGAGGGATCAGTGGGTCAGGAGGGCTCCATGGGGCGGCGTGTGGGTCAGGAGGGCTCCATGGGGCAATCAGTGGGTCAGGAGGGCTCCATGGGGGA ATCTGTGGGTCAGGAGGGCTCTATGGGGCGGCGTGTGGGGCAGGTGCAGgcgcagctggggcagggccgggcgcTGGCGGTGCTGACTTGGGGGGAGCTGCTCCGGGCCCTGCTGGTGCTCGGCCTGTGCGCCCACCCCCGGCTGCAGCGCGACCCCCAGGCG ttcctgctgctgtcccgcCGGGCTCTGGGCCGCCGCCTCTGGCGGCTGCTGCTCTCGGTGTCGCTGTGGGGTCACTTCGCTGTGGGGCTCAGCCCCACGGCCGTGGCGGTTTTGGGCCGGCGGCTCCGGGCCCGGGGGCTGCGGCCGCTGCTGGCGCTGCCCCTGGAGGGGGACGCGCCCCACGGACAGGG ggaggcGCGGCTGCAGCAGAACTGTGGGGCGGCGCTCCGATGTGTGGGGctggcggcggccgcgggcccCGAACCCGCGATGCAGCTGAAGCTGACGGCGCTGCTGGACCCACGGCTCTGC GAGAAAATCGCGCTCCGATTGGCTGAGCCGGAAGGGGCGGGGCTGAGCCCGGAAGAGGTGGCGGCCATGTTGGACGGGCAG GCGCCGGCGCTCGATTGGCTGAGCCCGGACGAGAACGAGGCTCTGGGGCGGGGCCTGGGGCGGCTGCAGCGCGTGGTGCAG GCGGCGGTGGCCGGGGGCGTGCAGGTGCTGGTGGACGCGGAGCTGTCCCACCTGAACCCGGCCCTCACCTGCCTCACCTGCGGCCTCATCTGGCGCCACAACCGGGCGGGGCCCCGGCCCTGGGTCTGGTACACCTGGCAGGCCTACCTGAGG GACACGGAGTCCCTGCTCGGGGCTCACCTGGCGCAGGTGCGGGGGGCGGGGCTGCGCTGTGGGGTGAAGTTGGTGCGCGGGGCTTACCTGGCCCAGGAGCAggggcgggcccgggagcgcggccgccccgcccccacctgggacacacctgagcaGACCTCGGCCAG gatgTCGCGGGTCCCGCCCGGCTCCGTTTGCTTCGGGCAACTGCGGGGGATGGGCGACAGCCTGAGCCTGGCGCTGg CCTCTGGGGGGTTCCGGGTGTACAAGTCGGTGCCGGTGGGACCCCCCGAAGTGACCGTCCCGTACCTGGCGCGGCGAGCGGCCGAAAACCGCGAGGCCCTGGGCGGGGCCCGGCGCGAGCGGGAGCAGCTGTGGGCGGAGCTCCGCCGCAGGCTCCGCCCCTGGGCGtga
- the PRODH2 gene encoding hydroxyproline dehydrogenase isoform X2 — protein MPGSMGQEGSVGQEGSMGRRVGQEGSMGQSVGQEGSMGESVGQEGSMGRRVGQVQAQLGQGRALAVLTWGELLRALLVLGLCAHPRLQRDPQAFLLLSRRALGRRLWRLLLSVSLWGHFAVGLSPTAVAVLGRRLRARGLRPLLALPLEGDAPHGQGEARLQQNCGAALRCVGLAAAAGPEPAMQLKLTALLDPRLCEKIALRLAEPEGAGLSPEEVAAMLDGQAPALDWLSPDENEALGRGLGRLQRVVQAAVAGGVQVLVDAELSHLNPALTCLTCGLIWRHNRAGPRPWVWYTWQAYLRLRALPGAGFGRSGPARPGSGADGGDAQRGVGHGRAPRDVAGPARLRLLRATAGDGRQPEPGAGLWGVPGVQVGAGGTPRSDRPVPGAASGRKPRGPGRGPARAGAAVGGAPPQAPPLGVNPKISQNFPKISIKIPRFVREK, from the exons ATGCCGGGATCTATGGGTCAGGAGGGATCAGTGGGTCAGGAGGGCTCCATGGGGCGGCGTGTGGGTCAGGAGGGCTCCATGGGGCAATCAGTGGGTCAGGAGGGCTCCATGGGGGA ATCTGTGGGTCAGGAGGGCTCTATGGGGCGGCGTGTGGGGCAGGTGCAGgcgcagctggggcagggccgggcgcTGGCGGTGCTGACTTGGGGGGAGCTGCTCCGGGCCCTGCTGGTGCTCGGCCTGTGCGCCCACCCCCGGCTGCAGCGCGACCCCCAGGCG ttcctgctgctgtcccgcCGGGCTCTGGGCCGCCGCCTCTGGCGGCTGCTGCTCTCGGTGTCGCTGTGGGGTCACTTCGCTGTGGGGCTCAGCCCCACGGCCGTGGCGGTTTTGGGCCGGCGGCTCCGGGCCCGGGGGCTGCGGCCGCTGCTGGCGCTGCCCCTGGAGGGGGACGCGCCCCACGGACAGGG ggaggcGCGGCTGCAGCAGAACTGTGGGGCGGCGCTCCGATGTGTGGGGctggcggcggccgcgggcccCGAACCCGCGATGCAGCTGAAGCTGACGGCGCTGCTGGACCCACGGCTCTGC GAGAAAATCGCGCTCCGATTGGCTGAGCCGGAAGGGGCGGGGCTGAGCCCGGAAGAGGTGGCGGCCATGTTGGACGGGCAG GCGCCGGCGCTCGATTGGCTGAGCCCGGACGAGAACGAGGCTCTGGGGCGGGGCCTGGGGCGGCTGCAGCGCGTGGTGCAG GCGGCGGTGGCCGGGGGCGTGCAGGTGCTGGTGGACGCGGAGCTGTCCCACCTGAACCCGGCCCTCACCTGCCTCACCTGCGGCCTCATCTGGCGCCACAACCGGGCGGGGCCCCGGCCCTGGGTCTGGTACACCTGGCAGGCCTACCTGAGG CTACGAGCGCTGCCTGGCGCTGGTTTTGGCCGCTCTGGCCCGGCCCGACCCGGGTCTGGCGCTGATGGTGGCGACGCACAACGAGGAGTCGGCCATGGCCGCGCTCCGAGG gatgTCGCGGGTCCCGCCCGGCTCCGTTTGCTTCGGGCAACTGCGGGGGATGGGCGACAGCCTGAGCCTGGCGCTGg CCTCTGGGGGGTTCCGGGTGTACAAGTCGGTGCCGGTGGGACCCCCCGAAGTGACCGTCCCGTACCTGGCGCGGCGAGCGGCCGAAAACCGCGAGGCCCTGGGCGGGGCCCGGCGCGAGCGGGAGCAGCTGTGGGCGGAGCTCCGCCGCAGGCTCCGCCCCTGGGCGtgaatcccaaaatttcccaaaatttcccaaaaatttccatCAAAATCCCGAGATTTGTACGcgaaaaataa